In the genome of Raphanus sativus cultivar WK10039 chromosome 4, ASM80110v3, whole genome shotgun sequence, one region contains:
- the LOC108853007 gene encoding putative MO25-like protein At4g17270: MKGLFKSKPRTPPDIVRQTRDLLVYADRSVSIPDLRESKRQEKLSELSKNLRELKLILYGNSDAEPVAEACAQLTQEFFKGDTLRRLITSLQYLNLEARKDATQVVANLQRQQVNSRLIASDYLESNIDLLDFLVDGFENTDMALHYGTMFRECIRHQIVAKYVLDSQHVKKFFYYIQLPNFDIAADAAATFKELLTRHKSTVAEFLTKNEDWFFADYNSKLLESSNYITRRQAIKLLGDILLDRSNSVVMTKYVSSMDNLRILMNLLRESSKTIQIDAFHVFKLFVANQRKPSDIINILLANKNKLLRLLADIKPDKEDERFDADKAQVVREIVSLKP; this comes from the exons ATGAAAGGTCTTTTCAAATCGAAGCCGCGGACTCCCCCTGACATCGTTCGACAGACTCGCGATCTCCTCGTCTACGCCGATCGATCCGTCTCCATCCCTGACCTTCGCGAGTCCAAACGCCAAGAAAAG CTGTCGGAACTAAGCAAGAACTTGCGAGAGTTGAAGTTAATTCTATACGGAAACAGCGACGCTGAGCCTGTCGCTGAAGCTTGTGCCCAGCTCACTCAAGAGTTCTTTAAGGGTGATACTCTCCGCCGCTTGATCACTTCGCTTCAATACTTAAACTTGGAG GCGAGGAAAGATGCTACACAAGTCGTTGCAAATCTTCAGAGGCAACAAGTCAATTCACGCCTTATTGCCTCTGATTATCTCGAATCCAACATTGATCTTTTGGATTTTCTTGTGGACGG CTTTGAGAACACAGATATGGCGTTACACTATGGTACTATGTTTAGAGAGTGCATCCGCCATCAGATTGTTGCCAA ATATGTTTTGGACTCACAGCACGTGAAGAAGTTCTTTTACTACATTCAGCTTCCCAATTTCGACATTGCTGCTGATGCTGCTGCCACTTTTAAG GAACTTCTGACAAGGCACAAGTCTACAGTGGCTGAGTTCCTCACCAAGAACGAAGACTGG TTTTTTGCAGACTACAATTCAAAGCTTCTTGAATCAAGTAATTACATAACCAGACGGCAAGCTATTAAG TTGTTGGGCGATATATTACTGGATCGGTCAAACTCAGTTGTGATGACGAAATATGTTAGCTCAATGGATAACTTAAGAATCCTCATGAATCTTCTCAGA GAATCAAGCAAGACTATTCAGATAGATGCTTTCCATGTTTTCAAG CTGTTTGTAGCCAACCAAAGAAAGCCTTCAGACATCATCAACATTCTGTTGGCAAACAAAAACAAGCTTCTAAGATTGTTGGCTGATATCAAACCAGACAAAG AGGACGAGCGCTTTGACGCAGATAAAGCTCAAGTGGTGAGAGAGATCGTAAGTCTTAAGCCGTGA
- the LOC108853003 gene encoding L-lactate dehydrogenase B: MSNNGSSSRLGPGGLDLTNTFFKPIQNSDPPIPSNRCTKVSVIGVGNVGMAIAQTILTQDIADEIALVDAKPDKLRGEMLDLQHAAAFLPRTRITASVDYEVTAGSDLCIVTAGARQNPGESRLNLLQRNVALFRHIIPPLAKSSPDAILLIVSNPVDVLTYVAWKLSGFPVNRVLGSGTNLDSSRFRFLIADHLDVNAQDVQAFIVGEHGDSSVALWSSISVGGIPVLSFLEKQQIAYEKQTLEDIHQTVVGSAYEVIALKGYTSWAIGYSVANLAYTILRDQRKIHPVTVLARGFYGVDGGDVFLSLPALLGRNGVVAVTNVHMTDEESEKLQKSAKTILEMQSQLGL, encoded by the exons ATGTCGAACAACGGATCGAGTTCACGATTAGGCCCGGGCGGTCTGGATCTAACCAACACCTTTTTCAAACCGATCCAAAACTCCGACCCTCCCATCCCCTCCAACCGCTGCACAAAGGTCTCCGTCATCGGAGTCGGAAACGTCGGCATGGCCATCGCTCAGACCATCCTCACCCAAGACATCGCCGACGAGATCGCCCTCGTCGACGCCAAGCCCGACAAGCTCCGCGGCGAGATGCTCGATCTCCAGCACGCCGCCGCTTTCCTCCCCCGCACCAGAATCACCGCCTCCGTCGACTACGAAGTCACCGCCGGATCCGATCTCTGCATCGTCACCGCCGGCGCTAGGCAGAACCCCGGAGAGTCCAGGCTCAACCTCCTCCAGAGGAACGTCGCTCTCTTCCGCCACATCATCCCTCCCCTCGCTAAGTCCTCTCCCGACGCGATCTTGCTTATCGTCTCTAACCCCGTGGATGTCTTGACCTACGTCGCCTGGAAACTCTCTGGTTTTCCGGTGAACCGGGTTCTCGGATCGGGTACTAATCTTGATTCCTCTCGGTTCAGGTTCTTGATCGCAGATCATCTCGACGTTAATGCTCAGGATGTTCAG GCATTCATCGTGGGAGAGCATGGAGACAGCTCGGTGGCGTTGTGGTCGAGCATAAGCGTGGGAGGCATCCCTGTCCTAAGCTTCCTGGAGAAGCAACAGATCGCGTACGAGAAACAAACCCTTGAGGACATTCACCAGACTGTCGTTGGAAGTGCCTATGAAGTCATTGCTCTCAAGGGTTACACTTCTTGGGCCATTGGCTACTCTGTTGCCAACCTGGCTTACACCATCCTCCGTGACCAGCGTAAGATCCACCCGGTCACGGTTCTTGCTCGTGGCTTCTATGGTGTTGATGGTGGTGATGTCTTCCTCAGTCTCCCTGCTCTGCTTGGACGTAATGGCGTGGTGGCTGTGACTAATGTGCATATGACTGATGAAGAGTCCGAGAAGCTGCAGAAATCTGCAAAGACTATATTGGAGATGCAGAGCCAGTTAGGACTTTGA
- the LOC108851392 gene encoding uncharacterized protein LOC108851392 isoform X1 — MGCDSHGNLTDAEFSKPLPSIGIYVATASLICGVSMLTDLLHAFLHRKYWFPCKFFSLNATTLTFISVCVKLSLDLNTPMPSRQDQLAKLSSSVFFCVVMANSMPSLGFMLTRDLLMNLVALGILVVTDVVNICIQLGTGAIYVFTWEHALVIALMLLMFVILSFSAITIPATKRYLELKYKKKYEFALKECPSHAERRKGVPKLREDLMKFWMMAHTSSPQFVMARSVTCTASGFLCFLSAVTLAEAMVRSYFLQPRSLGFCNGDSDYKWSTTLVLVSQGASIVIGTVAPASRWFTAVNLRTKKGLRDELRVESYWFECLSEKKERPLMNLWMLNGRRSRKLAHDVNRWMLDVCIATQHGLVLASKFLRFITVCFVSRILLCCCLLFTFKCESSTVSNAESSSSPSTRRFVLHLEGEEELVDYMARSNREATEHLIQKGRKQQPVNLIELLESTTGSVSQGFEGIWDFDSGEVVSLASGEPPNSWALPLVTLTSIAVALPNIRPCSLKKLVKAVNEALVYVKKFEDVLDIDGELANSRKAAEVVWLGVDLYHKWLNVDLRKLSKQQKTTTQVLEEIVEIAKREFTELWQKNLIYCMKHKPSHWPIKTLAANSMYRISQTLLNKYESRGIGTEEETLLRDVEKMVSDIVSGCFCNAAQVIGMKCLVTAVEVREASVREAAMHLGRTEKILEIVDRRCMPALSHHQVAKIDEWREFYRTNRCISLTRPSTQCTTRELILNLE; from the coding sequence ATGGGGTGCGACTCCCACGGCAATCTAACCGATGCAGAGTTCAGCAAACCGTTGCCCTCCATAGGAATCTACGTAGCTACCGCATCACTCATCTGCGGAGTCTCCATGTTAACCGATCTTCTCCACGCCTTCCTCCACCGTAAATACTGGTTCCCCTGCAAGTTCTTCTCCCTCAACGCCACCACTCTCACTTTCATCTCCGTCTGCGTCAAACTCTCCTTGGATCTCAACACCCCCATGCCTAGCCGCCAAGACCAGCTCGCCAAGCTCAGCAGCAGCGTCTTCTTCTGCGTCGTGATGGCTAACTCCATGCCTTCTCTAGGGTTCATGCTCACTCGAGACCTCCTCATGAACCTCGTGGCTCTCGGGATTCTCGTCGTCACCGACGTCGTCAACATCTGTATCCAGCTGGGGACAGGCGCCATCTACGTTTTCACTTGGGAGCACGCGCTCGTCATCGCTCTAATGCTTCTCATGTTTGTGATCTTGAGCTTCTCCGCCATCACGATTCCCGCCACCAAACGTTACTTGGAGCTCAAGtataagaagaagtacgagttCGCTCTGAAGGAGTGTCCTTCTCACGCCGAGAGAAGAAAGGGTGTTCCTAAGCTTAGAGAAGATCTGATGAAGTTCTGGATGATGGCTCATACTTCTTCCCCTCAGTTCGTGATGGCTCGCTCCGTCACTTGCACCGCCTCtggtttcctctgtttcttgagCGCGGTCACTTTAGCCGAAGCCATGGTCAGGTCTTACTTCTTGCAGCCACGGTCGCTTGGGTTCTGTAACGGAGACTCTGATTACAAATGGTCAACCACTCTTGTTCTCGTCTCTCAGGGAGCTTCGATAGTCATAGGGACCGTTGCTCCAGCGAGCAGATGGTTTACTGCGGTGAACTTGAGGACGAAGAAAGGTTTGAGAGATGAGCTGAGAGTAGAGAGCTATTGGTTCGAGTGTCTCTCCGAGAAGAAAGAACGTCCCTTGATGAACCTATGGATGCTCAACGGTCGACGCAGCAGGAAGCTTGCGCACGACGTTAACAGATGGATGCTCGACGTCTGCATTGCAACGCAGCATGGGTTAGTCTTGGCTAGCAAGTTTCTCCGTTTCATCACTGTCTGCTTTGTGAGTAGAATCTTGCTGTGTTGTTGTTTATTATTCACCTTCAAATGTGAGAGTAGTACCGTCTCAAACGctgagtcttcttcttctccatcgacGAGACGATTTGTTCTGCATCTCGAAGGAGAGGAGGAGCTGGTGGACTACATGGCACGTAGCAACCGCGAGGCGACGGAGCATTTGATACAAAAGGGTCGGAAACAACAACCTGTTAACTTGATAGAGCTCTTGGAGTCAACAACAGGTTCAGTCTCGCAAGGGTTTGAAGGGATATGGGATTTCGACAGCGGCGAGGTCGTTTCATTAGCCTCTGGAGAGCCACCTAATAGCTGGGCGCTTCCGTTGGTAACGCTGACGAGTATAGCTGTTGCTCTTCCCAACATAAGGCCTTGCTCTTTGAAGAAGTTGGTGAAGGCTGTGAACGAGGCATTGGTCTATGTGAAGAAGTTTGAAGACGTTTTGGACATTGATGGAGAGTTGGCCAACAGCAGGAAAGCTGCGGAGGTGGTTTGGTTAGGTGTTGATCTCTACCATAAGTGGCTCAACGTGGATCTTCGAAAACTATCTAAGCAAcagaaaacaacaacacaagTTCTTGAAGAGATTGTGGAGATAGCTAAGAGAGAGTTTACAGAGTTGTGGCAGAAGAATCTGATATATTGCATGAAGCATAAGCCTTCGCACTGGCCCATCAAGACCCTGGCAGCTAACTCCATGTACCGAATCAGCCAAACCCTTTTGAACAAGTACGAGTCGAGAGGCATTGGAACAGAGGAGGAGACGTTGTTGAGAGATGTGGAGAAGATGGTGTCGGACATAGTATCAGGGTGCTTTTGCAACGCGGCACAGGTGATAGGAATGAAGTGCTTGGTGACGGCGGTGGAAGTGAGGGAAGCGTCGGTGAGAGAAGCTGCGATGCATCTTGGGAGAACGGAGAAGATACTTGAGATTGTGGACAGGAGATGCATGCCTGCTCTGTCTCATCACCAAGTGGCGAAGAttgatgagtggagagagttTTATAGGACCAATAGATGCATCTCTTTGACTCGTCCTTCCACTCAGTGTACCACACGTGAACTCATTCTCAACCTTGAGTGA
- the LOC108851392 gene encoding uncharacterized protein LOC108851392 isoform X2, translated as MGCDSHGNLTDAEFSKPLPSIGIYVATASLICGVSMLTDLLHAFLHRKYWFPCKFFSLNATTLTFISVCVKLSLDLNTPMPSRQDQLAKLSSSVFFCVVMANSMPSLGFMLTRDLLMNLVALGILVVTDVVNICIQLGTGAIYVFTWEHALVIALMLLMFVILSFSAITIPATKRYLELKYKKKYEFALKECPSHAERRKGVPKLREDLMKFWMMAHTSSPQFVMARSVTCTASGFLCFLSAVTLAEAMVRSYFLQPRSLGFCNGDSDYKWSTTLVLVSQGASIVIGTVAPASRWFTAVNLRTKKGLRDELRVESYWFECLSEKKERPLMNLWMLNGRRSRKLAHDVNRWMLDVCIATQHGLVLASKFLRFITVCFVSRILLCCCLLFTFKCESSTVSNAESSSSPSTRRFVLHLEGEEELVDYMARSNREATEHLIQKGRKQQPVNLIELLESTTGSVSQGFEGIWDFDSGEVVSLASGEPPNSWALPLVTLTSIAVALPNIRPCSLKKLVKAVNEALVYVKKFEDVLDIDGELANSRKAAEVVWLGVDLYHKWLNVDLRKLSKQQKTTTQVLEEIVEIAKREFTELWQKNLIYCMKHKPSHWPIKTLAANSMYRISQTLLNNGGSEGSVGERSCDASWENGEDT; from the exons ATGGGGTGCGACTCCCACGGCAATCTAACCGATGCAGAGTTCAGCAAACCGTTGCCCTCCATAGGAATCTACGTAGCTACCGCATCACTCATCTGCGGAGTCTCCATGTTAACCGATCTTCTCCACGCCTTCCTCCACCGTAAATACTGGTTCCCCTGCAAGTTCTTCTCCCTCAACGCCACCACTCTCACTTTCATCTCCGTCTGCGTCAAACTCTCCTTGGATCTCAACACCCCCATGCCTAGCCGCCAAGACCAGCTCGCCAAGCTCAGCAGCAGCGTCTTCTTCTGCGTCGTGATGGCTAACTCCATGCCTTCTCTAGGGTTCATGCTCACTCGAGACCTCCTCATGAACCTCGTGGCTCTCGGGATTCTCGTCGTCACCGACGTCGTCAACATCTGTATCCAGCTGGGGACAGGCGCCATCTACGTTTTCACTTGGGAGCACGCGCTCGTCATCGCTCTAATGCTTCTCATGTTTGTGATCTTGAGCTTCTCCGCCATCACGATTCCCGCCACCAAACGTTACTTGGAGCTCAAGtataagaagaagtacgagttCGCTCTGAAGGAGTGTCCTTCTCACGCCGAGAGAAGAAAGGGTGTTCCTAAGCTTAGAGAAGATCTGATGAAGTTCTGGATGATGGCTCATACTTCTTCCCCTCAGTTCGTGATGGCTCGCTCCGTCACTTGCACCGCCTCtggtttcctctgtttcttgagCGCGGTCACTTTAGCCGAAGCCATGGTCAGGTCTTACTTCTTGCAGCCACGGTCGCTTGGGTTCTGTAACGGAGACTCTGATTACAAATGGTCAACCACTCTTGTTCTCGTCTCTCAGGGAGCTTCGATAGTCATAGGGACCGTTGCTCCAGCGAGCAGATGGTTTACTGCGGTGAACTTGAGGACGAAGAAAGGTTTGAGAGATGAGCTGAGAGTAGAGAGCTATTGGTTCGAGTGTCTCTCCGAGAAGAAAGAACGTCCCTTGATGAACCTATGGATGCTCAACGGTCGACGCAGCAGGAAGCTTGCGCACGACGTTAACAGATGGATGCTCGACGTCTGCATTGCAACGCAGCATGGGTTAGTCTTGGCTAGCAAGTTTCTCCGTTTCATCACTGTCTGCTTTGTGAGTAGAATCTTGCTGTGTTGTTGTTTATTATTCACCTTCAAATGTGAGAGTAGTACCGTCTCAAACGctgagtcttcttcttctccatcgacGAGACGATTTGTTCTGCATCTCGAAGGAGAGGAGGAGCTGGTGGACTACATGGCACGTAGCAACCGCGAGGCGACGGAGCATTTGATACAAAAGGGTCGGAAACAACAACCTGTTAACTTGATAGAGCTCTTGGAGTCAACAACAGGTTCAGTCTCGCAAGGGTTTGAAGGGATATGGGATTTCGACAGCGGCGAGGTCGTTTCATTAGCCTCTGGAGAGCCACCTAATAGCTGGGCGCTTCCGTTGGTAACGCTGACGAGTATAGCTGTTGCTCTTCCCAACATAAGGCCTTGCTCTTTGAAGAAGTTGGTGAAGGCTGTGAACGAGGCATTGGTCTATGTGAAGAAGTTTGAAGACGTTTTGGACATTGATGGAGAGTTGGCCAACAGCAGGAAAGCTGCGGAGGTGGTTTGGTTAGGTGTTGATCTCTACCATAAGTGGCTCAACGTGGATCTTCGAAAACTATCTAAGCAAcagaaaacaacaacacaagTTCTTGAAGAGATTGTGGAGATAGCTAAGAGAGAGTTTACAGAGTTGTGGCAGAAGAATCTGATATATTGCATGAAGCATAAGCCTTCGCACTGGCCCATCAAGACCCTGGCAGCTAACTCCATGTACCGAATCAGCCAAACCCTTTTGAACAA CGGTGGAAGTGAGGGAAGCGTCGGTGAGAGAAGCTGCGATGCATCTTGGGAGAACGGAGAAGATACTTGA
- the LOC108851459 gene encoding microtubule-associated protein 70-5: MTAGENPFASNTSSLQSQLKEKDKELLAAKAEIKALRTNEELKNGAFGELRENMRKLEERLEVSKNLAEQKEMEMKKLEEEKEDALAAQDAAEEALRRVYTHQQEDDDSLPLESVIAPLESQIKIQKHQISALQEDKKALERLTKSKESALLEAERILKSALERGLIVEEVQNHNFELRRQIEICQEEYKFLEKINRQKVLEIEKLSQTIGELEEAILAGGTAANAVRDYRRQISQLNANKRTLERELARVKVSASRVALAVANEWKDENDRVMPVKQWLEERRLLHGEMQKLKDKLAVSERTAKAESQLKERLKLRLKTIEDGLKSPNMFCISRTTTKSEKSGKILGFLTSGGGGSKKRSSSQPRGSVTGRIHAVNQPINRAAETDGKENSKILTNGLSDQDAKEEDMVSGFLYDRLQKEVIALRKVCESKEGTINAKNEEIKMLLKKVDALTKAIEVETKKAKREAAAREKENALAMLNEESKQCRKANLPRSRVHNSR; this comes from the exons ATGACCGCAGGAGAAAACCCTTTTGCATCAAACACCTCTTCTCTGCAAAGCCAGCTTAAag AAAAGGACAAGGAGCTTTTGGCTGCTAAAGCTGAAATTAAGGCTTTGAGAACAAATGAAGAGCTCAAAAACGGAGCATTTGGGGAG CTTAGAGAAAACATGAGGAAGTTGGAGGAAAGACTTGAAGTCTCTAAGAATCTTGCTGAACAAAAG GAGATGGAGATGAAGAAGctagaagaagagaaggaagatGCATTAGCGGCACAGGACGCTGCAGAAGAAGCACTGAGGAGGGTTTACACTCACCAACAGGAAGATGATGATTCTCTACCCCTCGAATCAGTTATTGCTCCTCTTGAATCTCAGATCAAGATTCAAAAGCATCAG ATCTCTGCGCTTCAAGAAGACAAGAAAGCGTTGGAACGGCTGACAAAATCAAAAGAATCAGCGCTTCTCGAGGCAGAGAGAATCTTGAAAAGTGCACTTGAACGTGGTTTGATTGTTGAGGAGGTTCAGAACCACAACTTTGAGCTTCGAAGACAGATTGAGATCTGCCAGGAAGAGTACAAGTTTCTTGAGAAAATAAACCGCCAGAAAGTGTTGGAGATTGAGAAGCTCTCTCAAACCATTGGAGAGTTGGAGGAAGCAATCTTGGCGGGAGGAACAGCTGCAAATGCAGTTAGAGACTATCGCCGCCAAATCTCTCAGCTCAATGCAA ATAAAAGAACATTGGAGAGAGAGCTGGCCAGAGTCAAAGTGTCAGCAAGTAGAGTGGCTCTTGCTGTTGCTAACGAGTGGAAAGATGAGAATGATAGAGTAATGCCTGTAAAGCAATGGCTTGAAGAGAGAAGGCTTCTCCAT GGAGAAATGCAGAAACTGAAAGATAAGCTAGCTGTTTCAGAGAGAACAGCTAAGGCTGAATCACAGCTAAAG GAGAGGTTGAAGCTGAGGCTGAAAACAATAGAAGATGGCTTGAAAAGTCCAAACATGTTTTGTATCTCTAGAACAACTACAAAGAGTGAAAAATCTGGCAAGATTTTAGGATTCTTGACGAGTGGTGGTGGAGGATCAAAGAAAAGGTCTAGTTCTCAGCCACGAGGCTCAGTTACAGGAAGAATCCATGCTGTTAATCAGCCTATCAACAGAGCTGCAGAGACTGATGGAAAAGAGAACTCAAAGATTTTAACAAACGGATTATCTGACCAGGATGCTAAGGAAGAAGATATGGTTTCAGGGTTTTTATATGACAGGCTTCAGAAGGAAGTAATTGCTCTAAGGAAGGTTTGTGAGAGTAAAGAGGGTACTATAAATGCCAAAAATGAAGAAATCAAG ATGTTGTTGAAGAAAGTGGATGCTCTAACGAAAGCCATTGAAGTGGAGACAAAGAAGGCAAAGAGGGAAGCTGCGGCCAGAGAGAAGGAAAACGCATTGGCTATGTTGAATGAAGAGTCGAAACAATGTAGAAAGGCAAACTTACCTAGAAG CCGTGTACACAATTCACGTTGA
- the LOC108851460 gene encoding uncharacterized protein LOC108851460 produces the protein MEMRFLFRALTLVFMVALGEAVGDRMRWTRKELVEIAGYGEIKLSSVILTASLLSSSSDPISGATVGIMCHTGHRRRSKVIKAFTNEFGQFNIDLPSHLHAIPDLDKACSIKPLSVPKPYHRCSHKIHRGIKLVSSSNGLRFYTAGNITLY, from the exons ATGGAGATGAGGTTCTTGTTCCGTGCCTTGACTTTGGTCTTCATGGTGGCTTTGGGGGAAGCAGTTGGTGACAGAATGAGATGGACCAGAAAGGAGTTGGTGGAGATAGCTGGCTACGGCGAAATCAAACTCTCCTCCGTCATCCTCACcgcctctcttctctcttcctcctccgacCCTATCTCTG GTGCTACCGTTGGTATCATGTGCCATACTGGACATAGGAGGAGATCCAAAGTGATCAAAGCTTTCACAAATGAGTTTGGGCAGTTCAACATCGATCTTCCTTCTCACCTACATGCAATTCCTGACCTAGACAAGGCTTGTTCCATCAAACCACTCTCTGTTCCTAAACCGTATCATCGATGCTCTCACAAGATTCACAGAGGTATCAAACTCGTTTCTTCCTCAAACGGCTTGCGCTTCTACACAGCAGGCAACATCACCTTATACTGA
- the LOC108853544 gene encoding putative WEB family protein At4g17210: MAKMRADAPVMPPETLPRSSEVGEIDTRAPFQSVRDAVSLFRQVSFPKHQQQQQQQRLSSSTSSSQDPPDASEKETQLLLAEQEMERVQLCLDTSVKAKARALSDLDSAQRKASDLRAKLEATKQSRKSAILTKHTMTQRLERLQSENQETESVREDYILAIAELSMAKHKLKEIKQEFSISVEERLAELQKAEEAECSLVVNSRKIKDMSEEIAEMRDTVLRLNTDADKKREEEEKIHEERMDARETYAARKLEAEQRLEDLRRDCDPELRKEIDELAEISAGNERLQEEIKLARELREAKSEMREIGDEERSYKSLVGSLTVELDGVQRENRDLKENEKERQEVEEGEWVEASRKVGEIMREAEETRQEAEEMRMHVDELRREAAATHMAMGDAVKQLEIVGKAVKKAKTAEKRAVEDMRVLTDKKESLTHDEPDKKIRISLKEYEELRGRHEESERMVQYKAKTVAAQLEEINASRVEGERMLEEKLREMDEVNEAIDAALRNAEIAEEAHCIVDAELRKWKPQEL, encoded by the exons ATGGCGAAGATGAGAGCTGATGCTCCCGTGATGCCTCCGGAGACTCTTCCTCGGAGCAGTGAGGTGGGAGAGATTGACACACGTGCTCCCTTCCAATCCGTTAGAGACGCCGTTAGTTTATTCCGTCAAGTTAGCTTCCCTaagcatcaacaacaacaacaacaacagcgtctctcctcctccacctcgtCCTCTCAG GATCCACCGGATGCGTCGGAAAAGGAGACACAGCTTCTGTTAGCAGAACAAGAAATGGAGAGAGTCCAGTTGTGTCTCGACACCTCTGTCAAAGCGAAAGCACGAGCTCTCTCTGATCTCGACTCTGCTCAGCGGAAGGCCTCTGATCTGAGGGCTAAACTAGAAGCCACCAAACAATCAAGAAAATCTGCAATCCTGACCAAACACACCATGACTCAACGGTTAGAGCGGCTTCAATCCGAAAACCAAGAAACAGAGAGCGTGAGAGAGGATTACATCTTAGCCATCGCAGAGCTGTCCATGgcgaaacataaactaaaggaAATAAAACAAGAGTTCAGCATTTCGGTGGAAGAAAGGTTAGCTGAGCTTCAAAAAGCAGAGGAAGCAGAGTGTTCGTTAGTGGTTAACTCCCGAAAGATCAAAGACATGTCGGAGGAGATAGCTGAGATGCGTGACACTGTTCTGAGATTGAACACCGACGCTGATAAGAAAAgggaggaggaagagaagatACACGAGGAGAGGATGGATGCGAGGGAAACTTACGCGGCAAGGAAGCTAGAGGCTGAGCAGAGGCTTGAGGATCTGAGGCGAGATTGTGATCCTGAACTGAGGAAAGAGATAGATGAGCTGGCAGAGATATCTGCCGGGAACGAGCGTTTACAGGAGGAGATCAAACTCGCTCGTGAGCTCAGAGAGGCCAAGAGCGAGATGCGAGAGATTGGGGAtgaagaaagatcatacaaaagCTTGGTGGGATCGCTGACGGTGGAGTTGGACGGAGTGCAGAGAGAGAACAGAGACCTGAAGGAAAACGAAAAGGAGAGACAAGAAGTCGAGGAAGGTGAATGGGTCGAAGCGAGCCGTAAGGTGGGAGAAATCATGCGTGAAGCAGAGGAGACGAGACAAGAAGCGGAAGAGATGAGGATGCACGTGGACGAACTCAGGAGAGAAGCAGCAGCCACGCATATGGCGATGGGTGATGCGGTGAAACAGCTGGAGATAGTTGGCAAGGCGGTGAAGAAAGCGAAGACGGCGGAGAAGAGAGCTGTGGAAGACATGAGAGTGCTTACTGATAAAAAGGAGAGTCTGACGCATGATGAGCCTGACAAGAAGATTAGGATATCGTTGAAAGAGTACGAGGAGTTGAGAGGGAGGCACGAAGAGTCGGAGAGAATGGTGCAGTACAAAGCGAAAACGGTTGCTGCGCAGCTGGAAGAGATCAATGCGAGCAGAGTGGAAGGGGAGAGAATGCTGGAGGAGAAGTTGAGAGAGATGGATGAGGTAAATGAGGCGATTGATGCTGCTTTGAGAAATGCAGAGATCGCAGAGGAAGCACACTGCATCGTCGATGCTGAACTTAGAAAGTGGAAACCACAAGAATTGTAG